Proteins encoded in a region of the Prosthecochloris marina genome:
- a CDS encoding outer membrane lipoprotein-sorting protein, with amino-acid sequence MVKKTLFALVCSALLFPADRNIVFAETDGVTGRDVMVMEDERPDGDDRTSVMKMTLVNKRGSKRVREVSSYSKDYGRDKKSVMVFDRPADVKGTAFLSWEYDDPSREDDKWLYMPAMKKVRRISGASKNEYFMGSDFTYDDMGDRHVDEDTHTLQGEEAVGEQMCWKVESIPVDPDDMYTRKVLWVSKEAYMILKAEYYDKDGLLKVYRVVDFGKEGGFWTVRHSEMENVVRNHKTVMEFSAMRYDTGLGDKLFRVSSIQRGRIH; translated from the coding sequence ATGGTGAAAAAAACTCTTTTTGCACTGGTGTGTTCAGCTTTGCTGTTTCCTGCAGACCGGAATATCGTCTTTGCTGAAACGGATGGGGTGACAGGGCGTGATGTGATGGTGATGGAAGACGAGCGGCCAGATGGTGATGATCGGACGTCGGTCATGAAAATGACTCTGGTAAACAAGCGTGGAAGCAAAAGGGTTCGTGAGGTTTCTTCATACTCGAAGGACTATGGAAGGGATAAAAAATCGGTCATGGTTTTCGATCGACCGGCAGACGTCAAAGGGACTGCTTTTCTGTCCTGGGAATATGATGATCCATCGAGAGAGGATGACAAGTGGCTGTATATGCCGGCCATGAAGAAGGTTCGGCGTATCAGCGGAGCTTCAAAAAACGAATACTTTATGGGCAGTGATTTCACGTATGACGACATGGGAGATCGTCATGTGGACGAGGATACTCATACGTTGCAGGGTGAAGAGGCCGTTGGAGAACAGATGTGCTGGAAAGTCGAATCGATCCCGGTCGACCCGGATGACATGTACACCCGTAAGGTTCTATGGGTAAGCAAAGAGGCGTATATGATACTGAAGGCTGAATACTATGATAAGGATGGTCTTCTCAAGGTGTACAGGGTGGTTGATTTCGGTAAAGAGGGTGGCTTCTGGACAGTCAGGCATTCGGAGATGGAGAATGTTGTCAGGAATCACAAGACAGTGATGGAGTTCAGTGCCATGCGATATGATACCGGGCTCGGGGACAAGCTGTTCAGGGTGTCATCCATTCAACGGGGCCGCATTCATTGA
- a CDS encoding helix-turn-helix domain-containing protein yields the protein MKKPTENHDVARYSWKDGFSTIEKEGFFHSQSNSFEHCWCCPKRLGQGMIRRITIRDGFELWVTDFQFRREACFSFQDYPSLLLFGFYLSGHYEAVVGKPKRSLEFCGEQQYFLYMNEPDGVGQVKAGTQLRSVSIAISPEVFFSYFKDDIGLLPPVLQEVFKEQGDSIFRKIRGITPAMHIALRQIVDCPYNGVARKLFLESRSLELMAYQLKQLSVSGTTHQKKEHVMHPGDRDRTEFAKNLLLSNLDAPPHLDELAAVTGMSHPKLNRCFRQMFGKTVFQYLKDERLRQARTMIENQGLTVTETAYSVGYSSLSHFAKAYKHHFGVSPGADFRRKKGC from the coding sequence GTGAAAAAGCCGACGGAAAATCATGATGTAGCAAGATACAGTTGGAAAGACGGCTTCAGCACTATTGAAAAAGAAGGGTTCTTCCATTCCCAGTCAAACAGCTTCGAGCATTGCTGGTGCTGCCCGAAAAGGCTAGGCCAGGGGATGATTCGAAGGATAACGATTCGGGACGGGTTTGAGTTGTGGGTCACGGATTTCCAGTTCAGAAGGGAGGCATGCTTTTCCTTTCAAGATTATCCCTCTCTTCTGCTTTTCGGTTTTTACCTGTCAGGGCACTATGAGGCCGTTGTCGGAAAGCCGAAGAGGTCACTGGAGTTTTGCGGTGAACAGCAGTATTTCCTCTATATGAACGAGCCTGACGGAGTTGGCCAGGTTAAGGCAGGGACACAGTTGAGGAGTGTGTCCATCGCCATTAGCCCCGAAGTTTTCTTTTCCTATTTCAAAGATGATATCGGTCTTCTGCCACCTGTTTTACAGGAGGTTTTCAAAGAACAAGGGGATAGTATTTTTCGAAAGATAAGGGGGATTACGCCAGCTATGCATATCGCGTTGCGTCAAATCGTTGACTGTCCTTATAATGGGGTTGCGCGAAAGCTTTTCTTGGAGAGCCGTTCTCTCGAACTGATGGCCTATCAGTTAAAACAATTATCGGTTTCTGGAACAACGCACCAGAAAAAAGAGCATGTTATGCATCCTGGGGATAGAGATCGAACAGAGTTTGCTAAAAACCTCCTGTTGAGTAATCTCGATGCTCCTCCGCATCTCGATGAACTCGCTGCAGTGACGGGTATGTCCCATCCCAAGCTCAATCGTTGTTTTCGGCAGATGTTCGGCAAAACGGTTTTCCAGTATCTGAAAGATGAACGGCTGAGGCAAGCCCGGACCATGATAGAAAATCAGGGATTGACCGTAACCGAAACCGCGTATTCTGTCGGCTATTCCAGTCTCAGTCATTTTGCCAAAGCATACAAGCATCATTTCGGTGTATCCCCCGGTGCCGATTTTCGCAGAAAAAAAGGTTGCTGA